From the genome of Naumannella halotolerans, one region includes:
- a CDS encoding DUF58 domain-containing protein encodes MAPRDQRDPTAALRSVVEVPRAATIPLSQLSPEAALRRLELTIARRLDGFLHGDHLGLLPGAGSENNDARVYQPGQDDVRRMDWAVTARTTNPHVRDTIADRELEIWALLDAFPKMNWGTAGVTKRDLGIAAIATIGFLGQRVGDRFGGVILRPDGLRRLPARAGRTALYGLLRRMLTDPIVPDRTPARTSLAEAIENLNRTERRRGVRVIVSDFQTAGDTELSADVPPEWERPLRTMATHQQVLAIEVVDPRELEFPNVGEVLIRDPETAFERYVNTSDAAARARVNAVARAQRERIRVALRRAGAGHIQLRTDSDWVADISRFVLSYRKVASMLHAPPRGVAR; translated from the coding sequence ATGGCACCCCGCGACCAGCGGGACCCGACGGCTGCGCTCCGTTCGGTCGTCGAGGTACCCAGGGCTGCCACGATCCCGCTCAGCCAGCTCTCACCCGAGGCGGCGCTGCGGCGTCTGGAACTGACCATCGCCCGGCGTCTGGACGGATTCCTGCACGGTGACCACCTGGGCCTGCTGCCCGGGGCCGGTTCGGAGAACAACGACGCCCGGGTCTACCAGCCCGGGCAGGACGATGTCCGGCGGATGGACTGGGCGGTCACCGCGCGTACCACCAACCCGCATGTGCGGGACACGATCGCCGACCGGGAACTGGAGATCTGGGCGCTGCTGGATGCCTTCCCGAAGATGAACTGGGGCACCGCCGGGGTCACCAAACGTGACCTGGGGATCGCCGCGATCGCCACCATCGGGTTCCTCGGCCAGCGGGTGGGGGACCGGTTCGGCGGGGTCATCCTGCGCCCCGACGGTCTTCGACGGCTGCCCGCGCGGGCCGGGCGGACCGCGCTCTACGGCCTGCTCCGGCGGATGCTGACCGACCCGATCGTGCCCGACCGGACACCGGCTCGGACCAGCCTGGCCGAGGCGATCGAGAACCTGAACCGGACCGAGCGGCGACGCGGGGTACGGGTGATCGTCTCCGACTTCCAGACCGCCGGCGACACCGAGCTCAGTGCCGACGTACCCCCGGAGTGGGAGCGTCCGCTGCGGACGATGGCGACCCACCAGCAGGTGCTGGCGATCGAGGTGGTCGACCCCCGCGAGCTGGAATTCCCGAATGTCGGCGAGGTCCTCATCCGGGACCCTGAGACCGCCTTCGAACGCTATGTGAACACCTCCGATGCCGCGGCCCGCGCACGGGTGAACGCCGTCGCCCGCGCCCAGCGCGAACGGATCCGGGTGGCGCTGCGTCGCGCCGGCGCCGGGCACATCCAGCTGCGGACCGATTCGGACTGGGTGGCCGACATCTCCCGCTTCGTCCTCTCCTACCGCAAGGTCGCCAGCATGCTGCACGCACCACCGCGCGGGGTGGCGCGATGA
- a CDS encoding VWA domain-containing protein, giving the protein MTDWIEFLNPERLWWLLLIPGLAVLYVVLNRLRNDSASSWQAVQQMVQRESNWKRHLAVILALASLTALIVAYARPKQEVEVPRERATIVVAIDISLSMEADDVQPNRLAAAQAGATDFINSLPEGYNVGVVAFGGTAQILVPPTPDRGQALAAVDNLTLMPATAIGDGILSSLDALLQVPAGDDPNEELPARIVLLSDGSTTVGTPSAAAAQSAKDRGVPVYTIAYGTEEGYVEIEGRREHVPVAYDELETIAEITGGNAYRAASAEQLSEVYENISSSVGYELVDVEVTNRYAGIGLLLALLSAVGVVSLAARWP; this is encoded by the coding sequence ATGACCGACTGGATCGAGTTCCTCAACCCCGAACGGCTGTGGTGGCTGCTGCTGATCCCCGGCCTGGCCGTCCTCTACGTCGTGTTGAACCGGCTGCGCAACGACTCCGCGTCGTCCTGGCAGGCCGTGCAGCAGATGGTGCAGCGGGAGTCGAACTGGAAACGGCATCTGGCCGTGATCCTCGCCCTGGCCAGTCTGACCGCGCTGATCGTCGCCTATGCCCGGCCGAAGCAGGAGGTGGAGGTGCCCCGGGAACGCGCCACGATCGTGGTGGCGATCGACATCTCGCTGTCGATGGAGGCCGATGACGTCCAGCCGAACCGGCTGGCCGCGGCCCAGGCGGGGGCGACGGACTTCATCAACTCCCTGCCCGAGGGCTACAACGTCGGGGTGGTCGCCTTCGGCGGCACCGCGCAGATCCTCGTACCCCCGACCCCGGACCGGGGCCAGGCCCTGGCCGCGGTGGACAACCTGACGCTGATGCCGGCGACCGCGATCGGCGACGGCATCCTGTCCTCCCTGGATGCGCTGCTGCAGGTGCCGGCGGGGGACGACCCGAACGAGGAGTTGCCCGCCCGGATCGTCCTGCTCTCCGACGGCTCCACCACGGTGGGCACACCCTCGGCCGCGGCCGCCCAGTCGGCGAAGGACCGAGGTGTGCCGGTGTACACGATCGCCTACGGCACCGAGGAGGGTTACGTCGAGATCGAGGGCCGCCGCGAGCACGTACCGGTGGCCTACGACGAGTTGGAGACCATCGCCGAGATCACCGGCGGCAACGCCTACCGCGCGGCCTCGGCCGAGCAGCTGTCGGAGGTGTACGAGAACATCTCCTCCTCGGTGGGGTACGAGCTGGTCGATGTCGAGGTGACCAACCGCTATGCCGGGATCGGGTTGCTCCTGGCGCTGTTGTCGGCGGTGGGCGTGGTGTCGCTGGCCGCCCGCTGGCCCTAG
- a CDS encoding AAA family ATPase: MLVSSATQPDQARSDDLTTAEAAELLGRSIQQVQQVIVGQEHMVEQLMVALLAKGHCLLEGVPGVAKTLAVRSFATVVGGSFARIQFTPDLVPSDIVGTRIYSAKSESFQVELGPIFVNFVLADEINRAPAKVQSAMLELMAEKQVSLGGQTHKTPDPFIVIATQNPVESEGVYPLPEAQRDRFLLKVDVPYPRGNEEFEILRRMSVSPPEATNVLNPAMVRQLQTMASDVYVHNLVAEYIVRLVLATRTPAEFDMPDLESVIQIGCSPRATLGLVAASRALALIHGRDYVLPTDVQAVAKDVMAHRLVLGFDAVADNIEPTQVVERVLAMVPAPTPVWQGEQAPQQPAPQAPQPHAHQAPQQQSGQQPPNFPPPAGYPAPGQPGPGQFPRS, encoded by the coding sequence GTGTTAGTGAGCAGTGCAACCCAGCCCGACCAGGCGCGCAGCGACGACCTGACGACTGCCGAGGCGGCCGAACTGCTCGGCAGGTCGATCCAGCAGGTGCAGCAGGTCATCGTCGGCCAGGAGCACATGGTCGAACAGCTGATGGTGGCGTTGCTGGCCAAGGGCCACTGTCTGCTCGAGGGCGTACCGGGTGTGGCCAAGACCCTGGCGGTACGCAGCTTCGCCACCGTCGTCGGGGGCAGTTTCGCCCGGATCCAGTTCACCCCCGACCTGGTGCCCTCCGACATCGTCGGTACGCGGATCTACTCGGCGAAGTCGGAGTCCTTCCAGGTCGAGCTCGGCCCCATCTTCGTGAACTTCGTGCTGGCCGACGAGATCAACCGGGCACCGGCCAAGGTGCAGTCGGCGATGCTGGAGCTGATGGCGGAGAAGCAGGTCTCGCTCGGCGGCCAGACGCACAAGACCCCGGATCCGTTCATCGTCATCGCCACCCAGAACCCGGTCGAGTCCGAAGGTGTCTACCCGCTGCCCGAGGCCCAGCGCGACCGGTTCCTGCTGAAGGTCGACGTACCGTACCCGCGCGGCAACGAGGAGTTCGAGATCCTCCGCCGGATGAGCGTCAGCCCGCCGGAGGCGACGAATGTGCTGAACCCGGCGATGGTCCGGCAACTGCAGACCATGGCCTCGGATGTGTACGTGCACAATCTGGTCGCCGAGTACATCGTGCGCCTGGTGCTGGCCACCCGTACCCCCGCCGAGTTCGACATGCCCGACCTGGAGTCGGTGATCCAGATCGGCTGCAGCCCCCGGGCCACCCTCGGGTTGGTCGCTGCCTCCCGTGCCCTGGCGCTGATCCACGGCCGCGACTACGTCCTGCCGACCGATGTGCAGGCCGTCGCCAAGGACGTGATGGCGCACCGGCTGGTGCTCGGTTTCGACGCCGTCGCCGACAACATCGAGCCCACCCAGGTGGTGGAGCGGGTCCTGGCGATGGTGCCGGCGCCGACCCCGGTCTGGCAGGGTGAGCAGGCACCGCAGCAGCCCGCGCCGCAGGCGCCGCAACCGCACGCCCACCAGGCACCGCAGCAGCAGTCCGGGCAGCAGCCGCCGAACTTCCCGCCCCCGGCCGGCTACCCGGCCCCCGGACAACCCGGTCCCGGCCAGTTCCCCCGGAGCTGA
- a CDS encoding HAD family hydrolase encodes MSTVGGGQVPRLIASDLDGTFLSPDGSISEVNARAVELARAAGIHFVFATGRPPRWLDVLNTLPADERRVICSNGALVFDLSSQEFLISHPIPVDELQRTIAVIRELAPQVAFAVEQGFSVGVEDHFIRDLRAAERIRRVTVAPAERLIESGPVLKLLAQHPTITSDEFHTLVEGALAELVTVTHSSFGRRGLLEISALGVSKASTLAEYSRRLGIAPAEVAAFGDMPNDAQMLAWAGHPHVMEHAHHSLETLDATRIGSNADSAVGRAILAWLGER; translated from the coding sequence GTGAGCACTGTGGGCGGTGGTCAGGTGCCACGATTGATCGCCAGTGACCTGGACGGGACGTTCCTCTCCCCCGACGGCAGCATCTCGGAGGTGAACGCCCGCGCGGTGGAGCTCGCGCGGGCGGCGGGGATCCACTTCGTCTTCGCCACCGGTCGGCCGCCGCGCTGGCTGGATGTGCTGAACACCCTGCCGGCCGACGAACGCCGGGTGATCTGTTCCAACGGTGCGCTGGTCTTCGACCTGAGCAGCCAGGAGTTCCTGATCTCCCACCCGATCCCGGTCGACGAACTGCAGCGCACGATCGCCGTGATCCGGGAGCTGGCCCCGCAGGTGGCCTTCGCCGTGGAGCAGGGGTTCTCGGTCGGGGTGGAGGACCATTTCATCCGGGACCTGCGGGCAGCCGAACGGATCCGCCGGGTCACCGTCGCGCCGGCCGAACGGTTGATCGAGTCGGGGCCGGTGCTGAAGTTGCTGGCCCAGCATCCGACGATCACCTCCGATGAGTTCCACACCCTGGTCGAGGGGGCGTTGGCCGAGCTGGTGACCGTCACCCATTCCTCCTTCGGCCGGCGTGGACTGTTGGAGATCAGCGCCCTCGGCGTCAGCAAGGCCAGCACCCTGGCCGAGTACAGCCGCCGGCTGGGTATCGCACCGGCCGAGGTGGCCGCCTTCGGCGACATGCCGAACGATGCGCAGATGCTGGCCTGGGCCGGGCACCCCCATGTGATGGAGCATGCCCACCACAGCCTGGAGACGCTGGACGCCACCCGGATCGGCAGCAATGCCGACTCCGCGGTCGGCCGGGCGATCCTGGCCTGGCTGGGTGAGCGGTGA
- a CDS encoding VWA domain-containing protein: protein MNLWQSIIPESLEFPQRLLVLLVIPLLAGAYILLSRRRNRKGMRFSNTALLQIAMPGASRWRRHLAVAMALLSLVLMAVAWAKPIGLDRERVERATVVVVLDVSQSMAATDVEPSRIDAAKTAAIDFVGTIPETYNVSLVTLSGNPSVVVPPTTNHASVNNAIDRLELRDATALGESIIVALNALGQAPAADNGEPPPGAIVILSDGGSTEGRPGIQAAQQAKADEVPIYTIAYGTANGYVELDGQREPVPVEDAELREVAEATGGEALEAGSAEQLADVYEQLSTEIGYELVQRDVTARYAMYAAVFALLAALSTISLSARWPS from the coding sequence ATGAACCTGTGGCAGAGCATCATCCCCGAGAGCCTGGAGTTCCCCCAGCGGCTGCTGGTGCTGCTGGTGATCCCGCTGCTCGCCGGCGCCTACATCTTGTTGTCGAGGCGCCGCAACCGTAAGGGCATGCGGTTCTCCAACACCGCGCTGCTGCAGATCGCGATGCCCGGCGCCTCGCGGTGGCGACGGCACCTGGCCGTCGCGATGGCGTTGTTGAGCCTGGTCCTGATGGCGGTCGCCTGGGCCAAACCGATCGGCCTGGACCGCGAACGGGTGGAGCGGGCGACCGTGGTGGTCGTCCTCGACGTCTCCCAGTCGATGGCCGCGACCGATGTCGAACCGAGCCGGATCGATGCCGCGAAGACGGCCGCGATCGACTTCGTCGGCACCATCCCCGAGACCTACAACGTGTCCCTGGTGACCCTGTCGGGCAACCCCAGTGTGGTCGTACCGCCGACCACGAACCACGCCTCGGTGAACAATGCGATCGACCGGCTGGAACTGCGCGATGCCACCGCCCTGGGCGAGTCGATCATCGTCGCCCTGAACGCGCTCGGCCAGGCACCGGCAGCCGACAACGGCGAACCGCCTCCGGGGGCGATCGTGATCCTCAGCGACGGCGGCTCCACCGAAGGGCGCCCGGGCATCCAGGCGGCCCAGCAGGCGAAGGCCGATGAGGTGCCGATCTACACGATCGCCTACGGCACCGCCAACGGTTACGTCGAACTCGACGGGCAGCGCGAACCCGTACCGGTCGAGGATGCCGAGCTGCGCGAGGTCGCCGAGGCGACCGGTGGCGAGGCGTTGGAGGCCGGATCGGCCGAGCAGCTCGCCGATGTCTACGAACAACTCAGCACCGAGATCGGTTACGAGCTGGTCCAGCGGGATGTGACGGCGCGGTACGCGATGTACGCCGCGGTGTTCGCCCTGCTCGCCGCCTTGAGCACGATCTCGTTGAGCGCGAGGTGGCCCTCATGA
- a CDS encoding YggS family pyridoxal phosphate-dependent enzyme has protein sequence MSDIADRLRTVRAQIDEACTGVGRDPSTVRLLPVSKTHPAAAIRAAHAAGERTFGENKPQELAAKAGELADLDGLRWAAIGHLQTNKARIVAEHAAEFHALDSLRLAETLDRRLQALGRGLDVFVQVNASGEESKFGLPPAEVAPFVGSLAPFDSLNVVGLMTIGANTDDRVRIDASFAIMQRLQSQLRDLGAPGSFDELSMGMSGDWAAAIAHGATVIRIGTAIFGARDYG, from the coding sequence ATGAGTGACATCGCCGACCGGTTGCGGACGGTGCGGGCGCAGATCGACGAGGCCTGCACCGGCGTCGGCCGGGATCCGTCGACGGTACGCCTGCTGCCGGTCTCGAAGACCCATCCGGCAGCGGCCATCCGCGCCGCCCATGCCGCCGGGGAACGGACCTTCGGGGAGAACAAGCCGCAGGAACTGGCTGCCAAGGCCGGGGAACTGGCCGATCTGGACGGGCTGCGATGGGCCGCGATCGGCCACCTGCAGACGAACAAGGCCAGGATCGTTGCCGAACATGCCGCGGAGTTCCATGCCCTGGACTCGCTCAGGCTGGCCGAGACCCTGGACCGGCGGTTGCAGGCGCTGGGCCGAGGACTCGATGTGTTCGTCCAGGTCAACGCCTCCGGCGAGGAGTCGAAGTTCGGGCTGCCGCCGGCCGAGGTCGCCCCCTTCGTCGGCTCGCTGGCGCCGTTCGACTCCTTGAACGTAGTCGGTCTGATGACCATCGGGGCGAACACCGACGACCGGGTACGCATCGACGCGAGCTTCGCGATCATGCAGCGGCTGCAGTCGCAGTTGCGCGACCTCGGCGCCCCGGGGTCGTTCGACGAACTGTCGATGGGGATGTCGGGGGACTGGGCCGCGGCGATCGCTCACGGGGCGACGGTGATCCGGATCGGGACGGCGATCTTCGGCGCCCGCGACTACGGCTGA